GCGTTACCCTGGCCTATGCGCTCACTCGTCCTCGCTGACACCCTCACCCTCGGAAGCGCTTACGCTCAGTCCATTCCCGGCATGCTGCCCGCCAGTCCCGCGCAGCAGCAGGCCATCGCCCGCAACGCCAAGGCCTTCACTGGCAAAACCTGCGCCACATACGGCTATACCCTCCAGGAAGTGCCCTCAAACGTCACAGAAGCGAAGCGCAGACAAGCGACTGAATATGCCGTGAATTACGTACTGGAGACGTATAACCGTCTGGGCTTCACGCCAACAAAACTCCGCCGCGCACCAGACGGAGGAGGCGAGATCTACCTCGCCCAGGACCACAGTTACATGCAGATCGTCAACGTGAACGCTTCTGGGAAACGCTACACCGCTACCTTCGGCTGCGTGCTCAAGTAACCACCGCCCCGCCCAGCGCGGGGCTTTTTCACGCCCACACCCTGAACGGCGACACGTTGCTGCCCCACTTCAATCAGCCAAAAGCGTGACGCGCCTGTGACACGCGCCGCGTTACCATCACGTCACCCAACAATGCAGACCCGCCCGAGTGAAGGCGGAAGGGCCGCCCCACCGCCGCGTGGGGCTTTTTCATGCCGCCCCGGAGGTGGTCCGCTCATGTCCAAGAAAGCGCAGCAGCGGGCCGCCCGGCGCACCCGCCTCCTGAAGTTCGTCCAGGCCCCATCACAGCCGGAACCCAGGTCCCGCGTGTTCCCGCCCGTCCGGGAGCCTTTCTACCTGCCAGACCTGCTGGGCTTCACGCCCCAGTGCTGGCAGGGGGACGTCCCGGAGATTGGGGAAGTGCCAGTGATCAGACGCGCTGAGGCAGCGGGTCAGTCCCATCAATGTGAGCCTTAATTCGATCAATCACTTGCCGCTCGTCTGAAAACTGATTTGGCTCAAATGAGATCAGGTTGTCCAATCGGCCAGTAGTGGCTGCTGGGTGCCCTCTCTCTTGAAAGGCGGCAGTAAAACCGCTTTGAGCTGTACCTGTCACGCGAATAGCAAAGCCTTTGTAGAAATCTTCCATACCCCACCGTACCCCTCTGGAGGCGATCACCGTGACCCAAATTGACGCACTGAATCCCCGCTGCCGAGGAGTTGGGTGCGGCCCTCAAGAGGGCATTGAACTATGGAAAACCTCCTGCATCACAGTAGGTGTGCCCCTCAGGACCGCGTGGTACGACCCGGATGTGATCACGACCGCTGCGCGCGTCAACAGGTAGTACAGCGCCACGAGCACGCCTGATCCCAACATCCACCAGTACCAGTCCACGATCTCGTACTCCCCGATAGAGGGCCGCACGTCGGTCGTGGCTGTCAGGCCCAGCAGGAAACACGCTGCGGCCGCCCACAGGAACGCTGGGTTGCGGACCTGCGTGTACGCCACGGCGTTCAGCGTGTTCACCGGCAACGCGATCCGGGAAGTATTCGTCTCCAGCAGGATCATGGCCCCCTGCCGCGTGAAGCGGTACCCGCCCCAGCCGTTGACGCTGACACCACCGATCACCGTATTCATGCCGTCATTCTGGCTTCCCGACCGTTTCCGTCACGCCGCACATGCCCAGCTTCGCGCCACCCAGGGAGGTGACCCATGGCAACCCCGAAACGAGACAACCTCCGCGCCGCGCGGGCCCTGGTCGACGCCGCCCTCCAGGGAGACGCGCACGCTTGCGCAAGTCACGGAATTGCGCTCAGGACGCTGCAGAACTACCGCAAGCTCCTGAACACCGACGAAGAGCTTGCGCGGTTCTACGCGGAGCTGTCCCGCACCGTCACCACCCAGAACTGGGCGAACGAACTCAACCTCACCCTGACCGTCGCCATCCGCAAGCAGGGCGAGATGATCCGCGGCATCGAAGGCAGCAGCGCCGACACCATCAGCGCCGTCACCGGAGCCATCAAAGCCCTCAGCGAGATCGCCATCACGCGGGACGTCCTCGGGGCGGGGGAGGTGAACGATGCTGGAGATGGTGACGCGGATTAAAGCCACCCAGAAACGCGTCGCCCGCCTCACCCCGAAAGCACCCAGGACCCGCAGCGGCCTCACCCGCCGGCAGGCCTGGCTCGCCACGGCCCGTCTCAACCAGTTGCCGCCCGCCGGGGACTGGTTCGTGTGGCTGATCCTCGCGGGGCGAGGGTTCGGGAAGACCAGGACCGGCGCGGAAACCATCGCGCAGTGGGCGCGGGACACCCCCCGCGGGCGCTTCGCCCTGGTCGCGCAGACCGCCGCGGACGCCCGGGACGTGATGGTAGAGGGGGAGTCGGGCCTGCTGAGCGTGCTGGATGAAGCTGAGCTGCGCGGCGGATCCGTGGACACCGCCTGGAACCGCTCGCTGGGGGAGCTGTACCTGCGGAACGGTGCGCGCTTCAAGTGTTACAGCAGCGAAACGCCCCGCAAGCTCCGCGGCCCGCAGCATCACGGCGCGTGGGGGGACGAACCCGCCACGTGGAACGACGCGGACCGGGGCACGGGGGAGGACACCACCTGGTCGAACCTGCTGTTCGGGTTGCGTCTCGGGCAGGACCCGCGCGTGGTGATGACGGGCACGCCCCGCCCGAACCGCCTGATCCGCGAGCTGAGGAAAGATGACGGGACGGTCCTGACAGGTGGAAGTACCAGCGAGAACCTCGGGAACCTGTCCGAGACGTTCAGGCGGAACGTGATCCGGAAGTACGAGGGCACGCGCCTGGGCCGGCAGGAGCTGGACGGTGAACTCCTCGAGGACACGCCGGGCGCCCTGTGGAAGTACGCGATGTTCAACCGCGAACGCTTCCGCCTGACGTTCCAGGAGCTGCCGGACCTCATCCGGATCGTGGTGGCGATCGATCCGCAGGCCAGTCAGAGCAGCGACAGTGCCGAGACCGGGATCATCGTCGCCGGGAAGGACGCCGCCGGGCGCGCGTACGTCCTGGGTGACCTGTCCGGGAACTTCAGCCCCAGCGAGTGGGCGCAGACCAGCATCGACGCGTACCACTACCACCGCGCCGACGCGATCGTCCCCGAGAAGAACAACGGCGGGGACATGGTCACGCACACCATCAGCACCGTCGACCGGCGCGTGCCCGTCAGGCCCGTCTGGGCCAGTCGGGGCAAACACACGCGGGCCGAGCCGATCAGCACGCTGTACGAGCAGGGCCTCGTGCATCACGTGGGTGTGTTCCCGGACCTGGAAGGGCAGATGACGACCTGGGTTCCCGGCGAGAAATCCCCCGACCGGATGGACGCCCTCGTGTGGGCGCTGACCGAACTGATGCTCGAAGAAGAGATCGAACCAGTGCCAGAAGAGACCGGTGCGTATGGCTGGGCCGGCTGGACCGGCTAGAGGAGGTGAAGCATGAAGTACCTGACCCTGAACCTGCTCACCGCCAGCCTGGGCGAACTGCGTGACGCCGCCAGAAGCAGCCTGAACGCCACGGCGCAGCAGGCGCGGCACATGTACAGCGGGCATCACCTCGGCGCGCCGATCGGCGGCGGGGAGATGAACTTTGACTACTGGCGCGGCCCGATGGTGCACGTCCCGGACGAGGGTACCGAAGCGGACAAGCGCCGCGCGCAGGCCGTCGTGACGGAATTCCAGACGGCCTTGCGGCGGTCGTTTACGAGCACGAACGTCCTGCGGGAAGTGGTGCGCCGGGACGTGCACAGCAGCAGCGCCCGCATAAGCTGGACGCTGATGCAGCCCTCCAACCGGCCCGCCCAGAACGGCACCCGCACGGAACTGGAGCGGGAAGCCGACGCACTGGCCAGCAGCTGGTGGAACGCCAGCACTGAACAGGCCATCCGGCGCGCCCTCACCTTCGCGCGGCGCGAAGGGCGCGGCGTGCTGCGCTTCCGGATCGCCAGTGGACTGTTCCAGGCCAGCCAGGACGGAATCCTGCGAGTCAAAGGTGACGTTAAGCCCGCCGACATCGCCCGCTACGTTCGCCTCGAATGCCTGGAGCACCCGGAGAACGCCCGCATCTGGGAAGACCCGGACACCCTGAACCGCCGCGCCGTGTACGCCTACCAGGACTCCGCGCAGCGCGACTGCGTGGAAGTCAGCAGCGTCGCTGACGACACGGGCCTCACCCACCTGCGCGTCCTGCGCGGCGACCAGCAGGAAGCCGCGAGTGTGGCCCTCGACCTGGGCGGCCACGTCCACTACCTGGAACTCGCCGCCGACCCGCTGATCACGCCGCAGTTCCTGCAGAACCAGATGGCGTACAACACCACCAGCACGATGATCCTGCGGAACACCGAACTCGCCGGGTTCCTGGAACACTACGGCATCAACGTCGAACCGCCCTACGAGGTCGTGCCGGACCCGGACAGGCCCGGGCAGACCCGCCGGGTGTACAAGGCGCCCCGCACTGGCGCGGGCAGCATGATCCTCTGGCGGCAGGCCACATACCGGAAAGCGGACACGCAGGGCAAGTACCTCGGTGACGAGCCGCTCGGAAGAGCGGAGTACGGCCGCTTCGAACCCGTCAGCCCGGCCGCCCTGGTCACCGCAGCCGAGCACAGCCAGCTGAACATGTACAGCGAGGCGGGGCAGGTCTTCGTGCTGATGGGAAAGGACGCCACGGCGTCCGGCCGGAGCCGCGAGGTGGCACTTGCCGATTTCGGTACGGCCCGCGAGGACACCGTGACGCTCGCCCAGAACGCCGTGAAAGGCGTGATCAGCACGCTTCTCGCGCTGGTCGCTGCCCTGGCCAACCAGCCGCGCCGCTACGCGCAGCTGGACGTGCAGGGCACCGTCCGGCCCCGTGTCATCCCGCCCAGCCCCGAAGACCGCCGCGCCGACCGGGAGGACGTTGCGGCCGGCGTGATCAGCAAAGCCACTGCCCGGCAACGGCAGGACATCGACGATCCCGCCCAGGAAGACGCGCAGATCGAGAAGGAACGCGCGCCCAGCACACCAGAGGCGCCGTGAAGCACGCCATCTTCAAGTCTGGAGTGCGGTCGTCAGTGCGGGCCGACTGCTCCGCGCATGGCGGGTCGGTTGCCGCCGCTCATATGGGCAGTTTTGCGTGGCGATCTTCGCTACCTTCAGGTATGCCCGCGCACCGATTCCTTCCCCTGCTCATCCCGACACTTCTCCTGGCAGCCTGCACACCCAGCCAGGCGTCCACTCCTCAAGTCTTTCAAGAGGGACAGCAGTGGTTAATCAGAGGTGACATTCCTGGCGTTGAGCCCATGACGTACACGCTCACCATCGAAGCGGTTCAAGCAGACCGATCGGGAAAAGCGGCAGAATACATAGAGTTCAACAAAGCAGAAAAAGGATCTGCCTTCCAGGGAAGAATCCAGTACCGCCAGGGGGATAAGTACACCCCAGCCTCACTAGACCTCCTGCGAAAGTGAATTTTCAACTGCGTCGCTTCTCCGCTGTTATCCGCGAAGAGGAATCCCCGCGCATGTTCAAGAGGCAAAGAGACTTTCTGTGAAATTCCCTTATGGGTACTGGCGTAAATCTGCGTCAACCGTGCTGACACGCAAAGCATCTTGGACAGCATCCTCTCAGCCCAGGGGAGTGGTGGGCAATATGTTAACTTACGCCGGTATCAATAGGAGATGCAGAGGCATTCTGTCGGGTAAGATTGAGCTCTGTTAGCGAATTTTAAGATCCGTATCGCCTAGCCGAACCGTGGATGGTGAATGAAAAGTGAAAGACGTGATTAACTTTATAGTAACTCTAATACTCTCTATTTTTGCCGTTGCTTTCGGGGTGGCTTTATACTTCGGTAAAAATCCAGATCCTACAAATCCTATCAGTGTCTTTTTAGAGAGAGAAATCAAGGTTCCGCCCGTGATCGCCAAATTAATCAACATATTTATTTTGATATTAACCTTGGCTTTATTTATAGTATCTGTGATATCCGTATG
The sequence above is a segment of the Deinococcus seoulensis genome. Coding sequences within it:
- a CDS encoding terminase large subunit domain-containing protein; translation: MVTRIKATQKRVARLTPKAPRTRSGLTRRQAWLATARLNQLPPAGDWFVWLILAGRGFGKTRTGAETIAQWARDTPRGRFALVAQTAADARDVMVEGESGLLSVLDEAELRGGSVDTAWNRSLGELYLRNGARFKCYSSETPRKLRGPQHHGAWGDEPATWNDADRGTGEDTTWSNLLFGLRLGQDPRVVMTGTPRPNRLIRELRKDDGTVLTGGSTSENLGNLSETFRRNVIRKYEGTRLGRQELDGELLEDTPGALWKYAMFNRERFRLTFQELPDLIRIVVAIDPQASQSSDSAETGIIVAGKDAAGRAYVLGDLSGNFSPSEWAQTSIDAYHYHRADAIVPEKNNGGDMVTHTISTVDRRVPVRPVWASRGKHTRAEPISTLYEQGLVHHVGVFPDLEGQMTTWVPGEKSPDRMDALVWALTELMLEEEIEPVPEETGAYGWAGWTG